The Deinococcus wulumuqiensis R12 genome has a window encoding:
- a CDS encoding DUF499 domain-containing protein, with protein sequence MTQPTAFTLRALLQPRASVFENNKSDTTLEINKLTEGSVDPQTFFDENVVTDGMQHLLTQSFKRLAGQSANSVFFLKQSMGGGKTHNLITLGLLASHPLVRPQVITDPAMESVLREVGTVQVVAFNGRNNPPHGLWGVVAEQLGNKAAFANFYAPPDAPGQEDWENLLRGRTVLILIDELPPYLESVESRVVGDSNMARLTARALTNLMAAVQRPGCERVALVLTDLGGAAYGRANTYLHDVLSDLTKETQRLALEIEPVQQNSNEVYDILRKRLFESGPSDDVVRQIQAQYAAEIDQAHKMGLTPSDGQQASMALLDTYPFHPSLRDLYARFRDNPGFQQTRGLIRMMRAVTAHLWNSGLADERTTIGLQDFDLNNERIRGEILNINDKLKNALSHDVADQGRAVAELNEPTDLSRRAATLLLTSSLAHVVDGVVGLPPQLVADYLAAPGLDLAPIKTVLNDLAHKSWYLHKDGDAYYFSSTRNINAEIEATIQSTSEDKALDIVREQLNMLFNPLPDGAYKELLIFPVLDQIEPKQGHVTLILSRPQGSGLNPKLKELFEASTLRNRMMFLTGEESNYRLLLDRAKALRATQTALSKIKRSEKPNPDMILELEEREQATMMHFLTAAQEAFTHLHFPEQSGLTSLDFTGKFADKHPASRGAQQVQEILESRKKFVKVLDASEGRKFEQRVFGNAKRMTWNELLARAANTTGWPWHPSGALEQLRRDKIDRDEWRQDGQEIERGPFPLEPTSVTVRHDVLDAAKDHYRLTVTPKYGTQVHYAEGASVDTSAPVMTDASMEVTGQTFSFLAVDPSHDPATNKGHPTGESVTWQAPTHLKGSWEDESLNFETSPDVEVRVTFDGSAPEKGQIVKPGQPIIPPPGTHVVQAVATRAGIASPPITLKRNVTGPEPMTPARWTRTHKTTATADSVKLMDRLEKHGGKAAGVKVTVEGKGDHYGTATFSEGTVFTAETLRDLTDYIRKLVSTDTNLHLDVKELQFERGQHLSDWVAETGDKLNMSEVKQ encoded by the coding sequence ATGACCCAGCCCACTGCCTTTACGCTTCGCGCCCTTCTTCAGCCCCGCGCCTCCGTGTTCGAAAACAACAAGAGCGACACGACGCTGGAGATCAATAAACTTACCGAGGGCAGTGTCGATCCTCAAACGTTCTTCGACGAGAACGTGGTTACAGACGGCATGCAGCACCTGCTCACCCAGAGCTTCAAGCGTCTCGCCGGGCAGTCGGCCAATAGCGTCTTCTTTCTGAAGCAGAGCATGGGGGGCGGGAAGACGCATAACCTCATCACGCTGGGTCTGCTGGCGTCCCACCCTCTCGTGCGCCCGCAGGTCATCACCGATCCCGCGATGGAGTCTGTCCTACGCGAGGTGGGAACCGTTCAGGTGGTCGCGTTCAACGGTCGCAACAACCCTCCGCACGGCCTGTGGGGCGTGGTGGCCGAGCAACTGGGCAACAAGGCCGCTTTCGCCAATTTCTACGCTCCACCCGACGCGCCGGGGCAGGAGGACTGGGAGAATCTGCTCCGGGGACGCACGGTGTTGATCCTGATCGACGAGTTGCCGCCCTACCTTGAATCAGTGGAAAGTCGTGTGGTCGGCGACAGCAACATGGCCCGCCTCACCGCCCGCGCCCTGACCAACCTGATGGCCGCCGTACAAAGGCCGGGGTGTGAGCGAGTCGCACTGGTACTCACCGATCTCGGCGGTGCCGCTTATGGGCGTGCCAACACCTACCTCCACGACGTCCTGAGTGACCTCACGAAAGAAACGCAGCGCCTCGCACTGGAAATCGAGCCTGTTCAGCAAAACTCCAACGAGGTCTACGACATTCTGCGCAAACGCCTTTTTGAGTCCGGGCCGTCAGATGATGTCGTCCGCCAGATTCAGGCTCAATACGCTGCCGAAATCGATCAGGCTCACAAGATGGGGCTGACACCCTCAGACGGCCAGCAGGCCAGCATGGCGCTCCTCGACACCTACCCGTTCCACCCGAGCCTGCGTGACCTGTACGCCCGTTTCCGTGACAACCCCGGCTTCCAGCAGACCCGCGGCCTGATTCGCATGATGCGGGCTGTCACGGCTCACCTGTGGAACAGCGGTCTTGCGGACGAGCGCACCACCATCGGGCTTCAGGACTTCGATCTGAACAATGAACGTATTCGCGGCGAAATCCTCAACATCAACGACAAGCTCAAGAACGCGCTCTCGCACGATGTCGCCGACCAGGGCAGGGCCGTCGCGGAACTCAACGAACCCACCGACCTGTCCCGCCGCGCCGCGACCCTGCTGCTGACGTCTTCCCTCGCGCACGTGGTCGACGGAGTCGTCGGCTTGCCACCGCAACTCGTCGCGGATTACCTCGCCGCACCGGGGCTGGATCTCGCGCCCATCAAAACCGTACTGAATGACCTGGCTCACAAATCGTGGTACCTGCACAAGGATGGCGACGCCTACTACTTCAGTTCCACCCGCAACATCAACGCCGAGATCGAAGCGACCATCCAGTCGACCAGTGAGGACAAAGCGCTCGACATCGTCCGTGAGCAACTCAACATGCTGTTCAACCCGTTGCCGGACGGCGCTTACAAGGAACTGCTGATCTTCCCCGTCCTTGACCAGATCGAACCGAAACAGGGGCATGTCACCCTGATCCTCTCCCGTCCACAGGGCAGCGGCCTGAACCCCAAACTCAAGGAACTCTTCGAAGCCAGCACCCTCCGCAACCGCATGATGTTCCTGACGGGCGAAGAGTCCAACTACCGCCTGCTTCTCGACCGCGCCAAGGCTCTGCGCGCCACCCAGACGGCCCTGAGCAAGATCAAACGCAGCGAGAAGCCCAACCCGGACATGATCCTCGAACTGGAAGAACGCGAACAGGCCACGATGATGCACTTCCTGACCGCCGCACAGGAAGCCTTCACACACCTGCACTTTCCTGAACAGTCCGGCCTGACCAGCCTCGATTTCACCGGCAAATTCGCTGATAAGCATCCGGCCAGCCGTGGCGCACAACAGGTGCAGGAGATTCTCGAAAGCCGCAAGAAGTTCGTGAAGGTGCTGGACGCTTCCGAAGGTCGCAAGTTCGAACAGCGCGTATTTGGCAACGCCAAGCGCATGACGTGGAACGAACTGCTCGCCCGCGCGGCCAACACGACCGGCTGGCCGTGGCACCCGAGTGGCGCTCTGGAGCAGTTGCGCCGCGACAAGATCGACCGCGACGAGTGGCGGCAAGATGGACAGGAAATCGAGCGCGGGCCCTTCCCCCTCGAACCCACGTCCGTGACGGTGCGCCATGACGTACTGGACGCGGCCAAAGACCACTACCGCCTGACGGTCACACCGAAGTACGGCACACAGGTTCATTACGCTGAGGGGGCCAGCGTGGACACCAGTGCCCCCGTGATGACCGACGCTTCTATGGAAGTCACCGGGCAAACCTTTTCCTTCCTCGCGGTGGATCCCAGCCACGATCCGGCCACCAACAAGGGGCACCCGACCGGCGAAAGCGTGACGTGGCAGGCCCCTACGCATTTGAAGGGAAGCTGGGAAGACGAGAGCCTCAACTTCGAAACCTCACCGGATGTGGAAGTGCGCGTCACCTTCGACGGCAGTGCCCCCGAGAAGGGCCAGATCGTCAAACCCGGTCAGCCGATCATCCCGCCCCCCGGCACCCACGTCGTACAGGCCGTTGCCACGCGTGCCGGGATCGCCAGCCCCCCGATCACCCTGAAACGCAATGTCACCGGGCCAGAACCCATGACCCCCGCCCGCTGGACACGCACCCACAAGACCACGGCCACGGCCGACAGTGTGAAACTGATGGATCGACTGGAGAAACATGGCGGCAAGGCCGCCGGAGTGAAAGTGACGGTCGAAGGGAAAGGCGACCATTACGGCACCGCCACTTTCTCGGAAGGCACGGTCTTCACGGCCGAAACCCTGCGTGACCTGACGGACTATATTCGCAAGCTGGTCAGCACGGACACCAACCTGCACCTCGATGTGAAAGAACTTCAGTTTGAGCGAGGCCAGCACCTCAGCGACTGGGTGGCCGAGACAGGTGACAAGCTCAACATGAGCGAAGTCAAGCAGTAA
- a CDS encoding CopG family transcriptional regulator: MAKRFMVNLGTTLDAEVDRLATEAGVGKSEVVRQALRFYLPLEAATAQGVTVLLVHPDGITEQFKMYSIHGTPLRSHVQADKGQATMPAKEDDAVSGGRDTRHSIVLPVKPLKPK, encoded by the coding sequence ATGGCGAAGCGGTTTATGGTCAATCTCGGAACCACCCTGGACGCCGAAGTTGACCGTCTGGCTACGGAAGCCGGTGTCGGGAAATCTGAAGTGGTCAGGCAGGCGCTGCGCTTTTACCTTCCACTGGAAGCGGCAACAGCACAGGGTGTGACAGTTCTTCTCGTCCATCCGGACGGCATCACCGAACAATTCAAGATGTACAGCATCCACGGCACACCACTGCGCAGCCATGTTCAGGCCGACAAAGGTCAAGCGACCATGCCCGCAAAGGAAGATGACGCCGTGTCAGGCGGACGTGATACCCGCCACAGTATTGTGCTTCCAGTCAAACCACTCAAACCGAAGTGA
- a CDS encoding HNH endonuclease domain-containing protein produces the protein MDGSGVAVKVIQKVVKHDKKTNNYKIALIRALNDLALTYAGIQGRGAGVAVPLKLIADLWLGYYWPFVSEQKPVYQGGFREGAADVVFRHELTQLKCLWKNTELGSDRPSDGVLLVSEVVKGNVSTEVRNSYDRCVKVLIRAIQQPIRYAGDGNVQFSVFTRVKRIPELDPHTVTLPHQNASELFTVVDDGMWEDFKFYSLYIEALCLHEWALFVESADRDGSGTDRGQVYLALTDRPDSRRPLSWERNQFELLMMEGKGLRCFWTDKPLTPQNYDVDHIIPITTFPINELWNLVPSESEFNRFKKRDRMPDQTWLPVMRERLPHIYQTYFDRHNMRSILERGVNHRFGVGSIGDAQELSEAAIRLIFAIADSRNTPTFARII, from the coding sequence ATGGACGGGTCAGGCGTGGCGGTCAAAGTTATTCAAAAAGTCGTTAAGCACGACAAAAAGACCAACAACTACAAGATTGCCCTTATCCGCGCACTCAATGACCTTGCCCTGACTTACGCAGGTATTCAAGGCAGAGGAGCGGGCGTGGCTGTGCCGCTCAAACTTATCGCCGATCTCTGGTTGGGTTACTACTGGCCTTTCGTAAGTGAGCAGAAGCCCGTTTATCAGGGCGGATTCAGGGAAGGGGCGGCAGATGTGGTATTCAGGCATGAATTGACTCAACTCAAGTGCCTTTGGAAGAACACTGAGCTCGGCTCGGACCGTCCGTCAGACGGCGTCTTGCTGGTGTCCGAAGTCGTCAAAGGCAACGTATCGACTGAGGTCAGGAACAGTTATGACCGCTGCGTTAAAGTGTTGATCAGGGCCATTCAGCAGCCTATCCGGTACGCAGGTGACGGAAATGTCCAATTCAGCGTGTTCACCAGAGTGAAAAGAATCCCCGAGCTTGATCCGCACACTGTGACCCTCCCCCATCAAAACGCGTCCGAACTCTTCACCGTTGTAGACGATGGAATGTGGGAGGACTTCAAGTTCTATTCACTCTATATTGAGGCACTCTGCCTGCACGAATGGGCGCTGTTCGTAGAAAGCGCCGATAGGGACGGTTCAGGAACCGACAGGGGCCAAGTGTATTTAGCACTCACCGACAGACCCGACAGCAGGCGCCCGCTGAGTTGGGAGCGTAACCAGTTTGAACTGTTGATGATGGAAGGCAAGGGCTTGCGCTGCTTCTGGACGGACAAGCCGCTGACCCCCCAGAACTATGACGTTGACCACATCATCCCGATCACCACATTTCCAATTAACGAACTTTGGAACCTTGTCCCGTCCGAATCCGAGTTCAACCGTTTCAAGAAGCGCGACAGGATGCCCGATCAGACCTGGCTTCCCGTCATGCGTGAGCGTCTGCCCCACATTTACCAGACCTATTTTGACCGTCACAACATGCGGAGCATCTTGGAGCGTGGCGTGAATCACCGTTTCGGCGTCGGGAGTATAGGAGATGCTCAGGAACTTTCCGAGGCTGCCATAAGACTGATTTTCGCTATTGCCGATTCACGTAACACGCCCACGTTCGCCAGAATTATTTGA
- a CDS encoding DUF3780 domain-containing protein gives MTKQSTTATLGHFDAPNVERPHMLVSVPSSKKELVQFYEVRENLSGRLVQTLRAQLTHKQWASVSRTAEFTFNEQLREAGERPGRFLKTGDSRLSINNLGKELMVLVWAAEDATEDELEIIRVSWQRLHRIERWWLFNQTVALNGDLRGRGKGWRAALRLMLAATPTGPGSETAVNDPETTLKLMPTRTVKTKNGKNSMEPMFKKAKSA, from the coding sequence ATGACGAAACAAAGCACCACAGCCACGCTGGGCCACTTCGACGCCCCGAACGTCGAACGTCCGCACATGCTGGTCAGCGTGCCCAGCAGTAAGAAAGAACTCGTGCAGTTTTACGAAGTGCGTGAAAACCTTTCCGGTCGCCTCGTACAGACCCTGCGGGCCCAACTGACACACAAACAATGGGCATCCGTCTCCAGAACCGCAGAGTTCACCTTCAACGAGCAACTCCGCGAGGCTGGTGAGCGCCCCGGACGCTTCCTGAAAACAGGTGATAGCCGCCTGAGCATCAACAACCTCGGCAAGGAACTCATGGTGCTCGTCTGGGCTGCTGAAGACGCCACCGAGGATGAACTGGAAATCATCCGGGTAAGTTGGCAGCGCCTGCACCGTATCGAACGCTGGTGGCTGTTCAATCAGACAGTCGCCCTGAACGGCGATCTGCGCGGCCGTGGCAAAGGCTGGCGGGCTGCACTCAGGCTCATGCTGGCCGCCACACCGACTGGGCCGGGCAGCGAAACTGCCGTGAACGACCCCGAAACGACCCTGAAACTGATGCCTACCCGTACCGTGAAAACCAAGAACGGGAAGAACAGCATGGAACCGATGTTCAAAAAGGCCAAAAGCGCATGA
- a CDS encoding anti-phage-associated DUF1156 domain-containing protein gives MIQSQHTPLADQPALIEHSFPVAKLSAESYKERKAGSGQRLTGIGKWWGRKPLVLVRASILGALLPATDDPQKDNEVFERLMGMDDFGLYERRTRKALSKAQFDAMTPEEQLKGAILAEAYEGPSDEESWKMINDHLGTNAHTLQEVVEQLGVMRFGEKPKVGDVFSGGGSIPFEAARLGCDTYASDLNPVAALLTWSNQALLCATPEDKERIDAAQKWVYEEVDRQITEWGIEHDEQGRRADAYLWCNEVLDPETGYMVPLAATWVISVKDRVVAELVPDDANKRYDIRVVTGASDEQMKKAKQGTVVDQQLVPPPTKDNPQPHKTQMSKLRDRHNNGQGLRAWHSDDLVPSPDDFYQERLYCVRWIDSDGNRNYEAVTPADEAREAKALALLHERWRNWQEDGFIPSRAIEEGPRAGRIFAGRNWRYWSNLFTPRQLLTNGLFAANISRSNAPKELLVLLGKLNDNNSKMCRWNEGGSKPNNVFNSQSINPIYNYAVRGSKQLHNQKIDTISHDCFPISVGLSDARLVATNRDLWITDPPYADAIDYEEISEYFLSWYEKRIPNLFPDWYTDTRRALAVKGKGTAFNESMIEVYSNLTHHMPNNGMQIVMFTHQDAEVWADLAMTMWASGLRVSAAWTVATETTDGINGGDNYVQGTVLLVLRKRGEVETLFDDEILTLMEQEASKQLKDMQLLEGAGLRWSDADLQLATYAAALRVITSHDIDGIDPRQELLKVRAKGEKSPVHRLIEQASQVASRELMPRGLDPAIWRDLGAHERFYLKGLDTENRGEHRSGVYQELSKGFAATSWRDLLGDERANHVRLQTASEMGSRSVTTGPLAGTLLRHVLMAIQITAREGEPEKGIAWLQGEVPSFDMQQTRTIKLLEHLGKQNLPHWTQDAAAARLLRGALMNIGV, from the coding sequence ATGATCCAATCTCAACACACACCGCTGGCCGACCAGCCCGCCCTGATCGAACACTCCTTCCCCGTCGCAAAGCTCAGTGCGGAGAGTTACAAGGAACGGAAGGCCGGATCTGGTCAGCGCCTGACCGGCATCGGAAAATGGTGGGGTCGCAAGCCCCTCGTTCTGGTGCGGGCGAGCATCCTTGGTGCCCTTTTGCCTGCCACGGACGACCCCCAGAAGGACAACGAGGTCTTCGAACGCCTGATGGGCATGGACGACTTCGGCCTGTACGAACGGCGCACACGCAAGGCCCTGAGCAAAGCCCAGTTCGATGCCATGACGCCCGAAGAGCAACTCAAGGGAGCGATCCTCGCGGAGGCTTACGAAGGCCCCAGCGACGAGGAAAGCTGGAAGATGATTAACGATCATCTCGGCACGAACGCCCACACCTTGCAGGAAGTCGTGGAGCAACTCGGCGTCATGCGCTTCGGCGAGAAGCCCAAAGTCGGAGACGTGTTCTCCGGGGGCGGTTCCATTCCTTTCGAAGCCGCCCGTCTTGGGTGTGACACCTACGCCAGTGATCTCAACCCGGTGGCCGCTTTGCTCACGTGGAGCAACCAGGCCTTGCTGTGCGCCACGCCCGAAGATAAGGAACGCATCGACGCCGCCCAGAAGTGGGTTTACGAAGAGGTCGACCGTCAGATCACCGAGTGGGGCATCGAGCACGACGAACAGGGACGGCGTGCTGACGCTTACCTGTGGTGCAATGAAGTCCTTGACCCGGAAACCGGGTACATGGTGCCTCTTGCAGCGACTTGGGTCATCAGCGTGAAAGATCGGGTGGTGGCCGAGTTAGTGCCCGACGATGCCAACAAGCGCTATGACATTCGGGTCGTTACGGGAGCCAGCGACGAGCAGATGAAGAAGGCCAAGCAGGGAACTGTGGTCGATCAGCAGCTGGTACCGCCTCCAACCAAGGACAACCCGCAGCCCCACAAAACTCAAATGAGCAAACTGCGTGACCGTCACAACAACGGTCAGGGCCTGCGGGCTTGGCACAGCGACGATCTAGTACCGAGTCCTGATGATTTCTATCAAGAGCGGCTTTACTGCGTGCGCTGGATCGACTCGGATGGGAACAGAAATTACGAAGCCGTTACACCTGCCGACGAAGCACGTGAAGCAAAAGCATTGGCCCTGCTACATGAACGATGGAGAAATTGGCAGGAGGATGGCTTCATACCTTCACGTGCTATTGAGGAGGGCCCTCGTGCCGGACGCATCTTCGCAGGGCGCAATTGGCGGTACTGGTCGAACCTGTTTACGCCCCGACAGTTATTAACGAACGGTCTTTTCGCTGCGAATATAAGCCGCAGCAATGCGCCAAAAGAACTGCTGGTTTTGCTTGGAAAACTTAATGATAACAACTCTAAAATGTGCAGGTGGAATGAAGGCGGAAGCAAACCTAACAATGTCTTTAATAGTCAAAGTATCAATCCAATTTATAATTACGCTGTTCGCGGATCAAAACAGCTACACAATCAGAAAATTGATACGATCAGCCATGATTGTTTTCCCATTTCGGTAGGATTGTCGGATGCACGGTTAGTCGCAACTAATCGCGATTTGTGGATCACTGATCCACCTTACGCTGATGCCATCGACTATGAAGAAATTTCAGAGTATTTCCTGTCTTGGTACGAAAAACGTATCCCGAATCTTTTCCCCGATTGGTATACTGATACACGTCGTGCTCTTGCTGTTAAAGGTAAAGGAACGGCATTCAATGAGTCCATGATCGAGGTGTACAGCAACCTCACTCACCACATGCCAAACAACGGCATGCAGATCGTGATGTTTACCCATCAGGATGCCGAGGTGTGGGCCGACCTCGCTATGACCATGTGGGCTTCTGGACTCCGTGTATCGGCGGCATGGACGGTCGCAACTGAAACGACCGACGGCATCAACGGTGGGGACAACTATGTACAGGGTACGGTTCTCCTTGTTCTCCGTAAGCGCGGTGAAGTCGAGACCCTCTTTGACGATGAAATCCTGACCCTTATGGAGCAGGAGGCATCCAAACAACTCAAGGACATGCAACTCCTTGAAGGAGCGGGACTTCGCTGGAGCGACGCCGATTTGCAATTGGCGACTTACGCCGCGGCTTTGCGAGTCATCACGTCCCATGACATCGACGGAATCGACCCTCGGCAGGAACTCCTCAAGGTTAGGGCCAAGGGGGAGAAATCGCCTGTCCACCGCCTGATCGAGCAGGCTTCACAGGTCGCCAGCCGCGAACTTATGCCTCGCGGCCTCGACCCGGCGATCTGGCGTGACCTTGGTGCCCATGAACGCTTCTATCTCAAAGGTCTCGACACCGAAAACCGTGGTGAGCACCGCAGTGGCGTGTACCAAGAACTCTCGAAGGGCTTCGCCGCGACCTCATGGCGTGACCTGCTCGGTGACGAACGCGCCAACCATGTGCGTCTCCAGACCGCCAGTGAAATGGGCAGCCGTTCGGTGACCACCGGGCCGCTCGCGGGAACCCTTCTTCGGCATGTGCTGATGGCCATTCAGATCACGGCGCGTGAGGGAGAACCCGAGAAGGGCATCGCCTGGCTTCAGGGTGAAGTGCCCAGCTTCGACATGCAGCAGACCCGCACCATCAAGTTGCTGGAACACCTCGGCAAGCAGAACCTGCCCCACTGGACACAAGATGCCGCAGCGGCCCGTCTCCTGCGCGGCGCTTTGATGAACATCGGCGTATAA